Proteins from a single region of Thermotoga maritima MSB8:
- a CDS encoding DUF2922 domain-containing protein, which translates to MKRLYMDFYNEAEGKRRRIIVNSPADGLTADQVQTAMQTLLDSKVLEGYAIDRAVIVETNSNEFFDLIH; encoded by the coding sequence ATGAAGAGACTGTACATGGATTTTTACAATGAGGCAGAAGGGAAGAGAAGAAGAATAATAGTCAACAGCCCAGCTGACGGACTCACAGCGGATCAGGTTCAGACAGCCATGCAGACGCTTCTGGACTCAAAAGTTCTGGAAGGCTACGCGATCGACAGAGCAGTGATAGTCGAAACGAACTCAAACGAATTCTTTGATCTAATTCACTGA
- a CDS encoding exopolysaccharide transport family protein, translating to MEERELTLSDILLMFKRRSKLFWLVLVLTVFATGIYLFLATPQYEAYARVKVSTQKGMRLGLSIEGLLGGLSSLLGGGGSQEDEIQIMLSRRNIIAVIDELDLVHKLLDEKDIEKAKKNGLTEDDLKLSLYSYMVEKLITVEPVKNSSILEVKVTWHEPKLAAEIANKIVENYTKISENIAKSQLGAKMDFLEEQIPKVEQELKEAESKLKVFKEQNRIYSVEAQTQVLIDRYASLLQKMEEARIAMEATQKQSEFFSKELKDLDIEIEQIKDSITFDPIISQLKSNMINIQIELAGLMERYTETNPAVVQKKAELQETQKQLEIELKRLLTSQVKKTGNPVYEEALSSLIKAESEKILYQSQYEAFKKLYEDMEKELSKLPELEQKLIELERDYKVKETIYTTLLQAKYESLISEAAITANANVIDWAVPPLEPSKPNKKLTLAIGGVLGIFLGILAVFFAEFSDRRIKSESEAEYLLGLEKIVARVPLTQNEEVMEKALGIPAVKSGKVTFITALEDGAGVSTLAKHMAKLLSKKEKVLLLTEEKVEGTFDRKDVFDLLKNPDVLEELKERYDKIIVDAPSLKRTPDFLPIAEKSDTVYIVIRLEHTLSEDLKTLHTLKKIDGFILNGLTKKNSTYVE from the coding sequence GTGGAAGAAAGAGAACTCACACTCTCTGACATTCTTTTGATGTTCAAAAGAAGGTCAAAGCTCTTCTGGCTTGTTCTTGTTCTGACAGTCTTTGCAACAGGGATCTATCTTTTCCTTGCGACACCCCAGTACGAAGCTTACGCGAGGGTGAAAGTCTCGACACAGAAGGGTATGAGACTAGGACTTTCCATTGAAGGACTGCTTGGAGGACTCTCCAGCCTCCTGGGCGGTGGTGGAAGTCAGGAAGACGAGATACAGATCATGCTCTCAAGACGAAACATCATAGCCGTGATCGACGAACTCGATCTTGTTCACAAACTCCTCGACGAAAAAGACATAGAGAAGGCAAAGAAAAACGGCCTCACAGAAGACGATCTGAAACTCTCTCTCTACAGTTACATGGTGGAAAAACTCATAACGGTAGAGCCGGTGAAAAACTCGAGCATACTGGAAGTCAAGGTTACCTGGCACGAACCCAAACTTGCAGCAGAAATAGCAAACAAAATCGTTGAAAACTACACGAAGATCAGTGAAAACATCGCAAAGAGCCAGCTTGGAGCGAAGATGGACTTTCTCGAAGAGCAAATCCCGAAGGTGGAGCAAGAACTCAAAGAAGCAGAAAGCAAACTCAAGGTCTTCAAAGAGCAGAACAGAATTTATTCTGTTGAAGCACAGACACAGGTTCTGATAGACAGGTACGCTTCTCTTCTTCAAAAGATGGAAGAAGCCAGAATCGCCATGGAAGCAACACAGAAACAGTCTGAGTTCTTCTCGAAAGAACTCAAAGATCTCGACATCGAAATCGAGCAGATCAAAGACAGCATCACCTTCGATCCTATCATTTCTCAACTCAAAAGCAATATGATCAACATTCAGATAGAGCTTGCTGGTCTCATGGAACGTTACACAGAGACAAACCCGGCTGTGGTGCAGAAAAAAGCTGAACTCCAGGAGACACAGAAACAGCTCGAAATAGAGCTCAAAAGACTTCTCACCTCCCAGGTGAAAAAAACAGGCAACCCCGTCTACGAAGAAGCACTCAGCAGTCTCATAAAGGCAGAGTCGGAGAAAATCCTGTATCAGTCTCAGTACGAAGCCTTCAAGAAACTCTACGAGGACATGGAAAAAGAACTTTCAAAACTTCCCGAACTCGAACAGAAACTGATAGAACTCGAAAGAGACTACAAGGTGAAAGAAACGATCTACACCACACTGCTTCAGGCAAAGTACGAGTCTCTCATCTCCGAAGCCGCCATCACCGCCAACGCGAACGTCATAGACTGGGCGGTGCCACCTCTTGAACCATCCAAACCCAACAAAAAACTCACGCTCGCAATTGGAGGTGTTCTGGGGATATTCCTTGGAATCCTCGCTGTTTTCTTTGCCGAGTTCTCAGACAGAAGGATCAAGTCTGAAAGTGAAGCAGAGTATCTTCTTGGCCTGGAAAAGATCGTCGCAAGAGTTCCACTAACACAGAACGAAGAGGTGATGGAAAAAGCCCTTGGAATCCCCGCCGTGAAATCAGGAAAGGTTACCTTCATCACCGCACTCGAAGACGGAGCGGGAGTGAGCACACTCGCAAAACACATGGCAAAACTGCTCTCAAAAAAAGAAAAGGTATTACTCCTTACAGAAGAAAAAGTGGAAGGCACTTTCGACAGAAAAGACGTTTTCGACCTTCTGAAAAATCCCGACGTTCTCGAAGAACTGAAAGAGCGCTACGACAAAATCATCGTTGACGCTCCATCCCTGAAGAGGACACCCGACTTTCTCCCAATTGCAGAAAAGAGCGACACCGTCTACATCGTGATCCGACTGGAACACACCCTCTCCGAAGACCTGAAAACACTCCACACTTTGAAAAAAATCGACGGTTTCATCCTGAACGGCCTGACGAAGAAAAATTCAACGTATGTGGAATGA
- a CDS encoding HAD family hydrolase gives MIRNIVFDLGGVLIDWRPCEYLVESFPEDVAKVLEREIFKHEDWKKMDRGTLPENDLWEKKKKELSEYREYVEKLEREVPKLLKPIEENVKLLSILKEKNFKLYVLSNYGKIYFEMVRRRYRFFDFFDGMVISSHVGFIKPEKEIYLELIRKYKITPKESLFIDDMEENVKAAEELGFNTIHLPEPSRLKELLFETLKIGR, from the coding sequence ATGATACGAAACATCGTCTTCGATCTTGGAGGAGTTCTGATCGACTGGAGGCCTTGCGAATACCTGGTGGAGTCCTTTCCAGAGGACGTGGCAAAGGTTCTGGAGAGGGAGATCTTCAAGCACGAAGACTGGAAGAAAATGGACAGGGGAACTCTTCCAGAGAACGATCTCTGGGAAAAGAAAAAGAAAGAACTTTCAGAGTACAGAGAGTACGTTGAAAAACTGGAAAGGGAGGTCCCGAAACTCTTAAAACCCATAGAGGAGAACGTGAAGTTGCTTTCTATTTTGAAGGAAAAGAACTTCAAACTGTACGTTCTTTCGAACTACGGGAAGATCTATTTCGAGATGGTGAGAAGAAGATATCGATTTTTTGACTTTTTCGATGGGATGGTGATCTCATCGCACGTTGGTTTCATAAAGCCAGAGAAAGAGATCTATCTTGAGTTGATCAGAAAGTATAAGATCACACCGAAGGAGAGTCTTTTCATAGACGACATGGAGGAGAACGTAAAAGCAGCAGAAGAACTTGGCTTCAACACGATACACCTTCCAGAGCCTTCCAGGTTGAAGGAACTCCTGTTTGAAACTCTCAAGATCGGCAGGTGA
- the nadE gene encoding NAD(+) synthase — protein MKESLISFIKEKIEEYNYRGAVVGVSGGVDSAVVLSLCVQALGKDRVFALILPERDSSKDSLKDAVDFCERLGVEYRKRSITPILRKIGVYRLFPPRLFLPDSIVKRYVLNRWNTLSKDPFLDDLRNTGPEEFLKGLAYYRIKHRIRMCLLYFEAEKRGYAVVGTTNRTEYLTGLYVKWGDEAVDIEPIMHLYKTQVFELAKEMNVPEKILKKPPSPDLIPGITDEMAFNMSYLELDRILMKLEKNEDLSDEDPKKVERVKKILELSEKYRRDIPITFDRI, from the coding sequence ATGAAAGAAAGTCTCATCAGTTTCATAAAAGAAAAGATAGAAGAATACAACTACAGAGGAGCGGTCGTTGGTGTGAGCGGTGGGGTGGATTCCGCCGTCGTTCTCTCGCTGTGTGTTCAGGCACTGGGAAAAGACAGGGTCTTTGCGCTCATCCTTCCTGAAAGGGACTCCTCGAAAGATTCATTGAAGGATGCCGTGGATTTCTGTGAGAGACTGGGTGTTGAGTACAGAAAAAGATCGATCACACCCATTCTGAGAAAGATAGGTGTCTACAGACTCTTTCCCCCAAGACTTTTCCTTCCAGACTCGATCGTGAAAAGGTACGTCCTGAACAGGTGGAACACACTCTCGAAAGACCCTTTCCTGGACGATCTCAGAAACACCGGCCCTGAAGAGTTCCTGAAAGGTCTTGCGTACTACAGGATAAAGCACAGAATCAGAATGTGCCTTCTCTACTTCGAGGCAGAAAAGAGAGGATACGCCGTCGTGGGAACAACGAACAGAACGGAGTATCTGACGGGCCTTTATGTGAAGTGGGGTGACGAGGCAGTCGACATAGAACCCATCATGCACCTGTACAAGACACAGGTCTTCGAACTCGCAAAAGAGATGAACGTTCCAGAAAAGATCCTGAAAAAACCCCCTTCTCCCGATCTCATTCCCGGCATCACAGACGAGATGGCGTTCAACATGAGTTACTTGGAACTCGACCGCATTCTGATGAAACTCGAAAAAAACGAAGACCTCTCAGACGAGGACCCGAAAAAAGTCGAGAGGGTGAAGAAGATTCTGGAACTTTCAGAAAAGTACAGAAGAGACATTCCCATCACTTTTGATAGAATATGA
- a CDS encoding Cof-type HAD-IIB family hydrolase: MYRVFVFDLDGTLLNDNLEISEKDRRNIEKLSRKCYVVFASGRMLVSTLNVEKKYFKRTFPTIAYNGAIVYLPEEGVILNEKIPPEVAKDIIEYIKPLNVHWQAYIDDVLYSEKDNEEIKSYARHSNVDYRVEPNLSELVSKMGTTKLLLIDTPERLDELKEILSERFKDVVKVFKSFPTYLEIVPKNVDKGKALRFLRERMNWKKEEIVVFGDNENDLFMFEEAGLRVAMENAIEKVKEASDIVTLTNNDSGVSYVLERISTDCLDE; this comes from the coding sequence TTGTACAGGGTGTTCGTTTTTGACCTGGACGGAACACTTCTCAACGACAACCTGGAGATATCAGAAAAGGACAGAAGAAACATAGAGAAACTTTCCAGAAAGTGCTATGTTGTCTTTGCAAGCGGAAGAATGCTCGTTTCCACACTGAACGTGGAAAAGAAGTACTTCAAAAGAACCTTTCCAACGATCGCTTACAACGGTGCGATAGTGTACCTTCCAGAAGAAGGCGTGATCCTGAACGAGAAGATCCCGCCTGAGGTAGCAAAAGACATCATAGAATACATAAAACCGCTCAACGTTCACTGGCAGGCTTACATTGACGATGTGCTCTACTCCGAAAAGGACAACGAAGAGATAAAAAGCTACGCAAGACACTCGAACGTGGACTACCGCGTTGAACCGAACCTTTCTGAACTCGTCTCAAAGATGGGAACGACGAAACTTCTTCTCATCGATACCCCGGAAAGACTCGACGAGTTGAAAGAGATTCTCTCTGAAAGGTTCAAAGATGTGGTGAAGGTCTTCAAGTCCTTCCCTACTTACCTTGAAATCGTTCCGAAGAACGTGGACAAGGGAAAGGCCCTGAGGTTTTTGAGAGAGAGGATGAACTGGAAAAAGGAAGAGATCGTCGTCTTCGGTGACAACGAGAACGACCTGTTCATGTTCGAAGAGGCAGGCCTTCGTGTTGCAATGGAAAACGCCATAGAGAAGGTGAAGGAGGCATCGGATATTGTCACGCTCACTAACAACGATTCTGGTGTGTCTTATGTTCTTGAGCGCATTTCCACAGATTGTCTTGATGAGTGA
- a CDS encoding DUF1659 domain-containing protein, translating to MEKALRIVWATGEVDENGNPVTRRQTISVSPNATDRILRTR from the coding sequence ATGGAAAAGGCCCTCAGGATCGTGTGGGCAACAGGTGAAGTGGACGAAAACGGAAACCCCGTAACGAGGAGACAGACCATCTCCGTCAGTCCAAATGCGACAGACAGGATCTTGCGAACGCGGTGA
- a CDS encoding sigma factor, translating to MPKRNTKKLKDEELTIDELYERYQNEIRKKAGFFFEKFREKISSFEDLYQAICSIFCYARKTWNKDKGSFSAHLKSTINRKVIDLIQGIPLPGCSDAPFDILKTEYKSRCELMDFEEENL from the coding sequence ATGCCTAAGAGAAATACGAAGAAACTGAAAGACGAAGAACTCACCATCGATGAACTCTACGAAAGATACCAGAACGAGATAAGAAAGAAAGCAGGATTCTTTTTCGAAAAGTTCAGGGAAAAGATTTCTTCCTTCGAAGATCTCTACCAGGCGATATGCTCTATCTTCTGCTATGCTCGTAAAACATGGAACAAGGACAAAGGAAGCTTCTCCGCTCATTTGAAATCCACCATAAACAGAAAAGTGATCGACCTCATTCAGGGGATCCCTCTCCCGGGATGCAGCGACGCTCCGTTCGACATTCTGAAAACAGAGTACAAATCACGCTGCGAACTGATGGACTTCGAAGAAGAAAATCTCT
- a CDS encoding SLBB domain-containing protein yields MKRALIFLFLLIAVFSLSYTIRKGDVLRIEVVGYPDLTRSCAVDIEGAITFPYVGRVKVEGLSVDQVTDLLKERLSRSFSEPEVIVSLQQIAPRNVYVSGVVNRVVNMGIEDLSVSELLSLLSVDLSSVDLSKVKVLRDGKVFELDLSSLLWGEAPEKDVMLQENDQVILPEKSYTEFVKIVGAVSKPGIYPYRREMTLLDAVAAAGGTTQESSGKIIVLSKDETVEVSEKDIYQKNLLLKPGDTVHVQKIDERFAYVVGAVARPGMYTFSREESLTLKNLIAKAGGVSVDKRFIEKALITRGGETLEYDPDVLDENVEIEVGDVVEIKKFEKTEVYVSGYVSRPGVYEISPKENVTLEKLLSMAGGIKGTLEEVDSIVVTRDGSVITLSPNNLDFSVKPGDVVNVKEFVPKKAYVLGYVRNPGLYTFGKNEAFTLRNLIAKAGGFVDEGQVVSVKVAGKEYSPDEIVKEDILLEDGVFVYVERYTDRFVYMVGDNVSRNGKMSFEKEEPFTLSTALKKYGIEDFSLIKSLSLLRNGREMTFDPEKILTEDVPLEKGDTILVRTVQTKRVYFTGDVYGYVDFAKDEDITLEKALARFGKVQRKYIAGLKVIMDGRVQKFDELVDVPLEDGAVVELNLKESIRVYVDGFVRAPQMVVFEPDETPVLDRAIVKAGGYREDTLFEAGNITVLRDGHEITVPKEQTSSFELEDGDLVFVKYREKTHVYVFGEGITNTLVTFEDEETPTLRSVLGKVGGVKSTGSERIVVVKPDGEKEEVDYEEVIKTGGPVLESGSVVFVPLETENFAYVVGEVARPGAYELKGDVTLLKLIAQAGGLSNWALRTKVILRRGEKEFTYDFTSIEEVQNVKVEPGDVVYVPPVETNYVYVLGNVKNPGIVKVDRYSTVFDVVMRAGGFTEKAAASRIFLFRGGPQGEVTVCDLSGVLSGKGGGVNLNVSPGDVVFVPDNPLIQVTEALSIVNTIFSTIRNVKDVMGW; encoded by the coding sequence ATGAAAAGAGCGCTGATCTTTCTGTTTCTTCTGATTGCGGTGTTTTCTCTGTCCTACACCATAAGAAAGGGAGACGTTTTGAGGATCGAAGTGGTGGGATACCCAGATCTGACGAGAAGTTGCGCAGTGGACATAGAAGGTGCGATCACGTTTCCGTACGTGGGACGTGTGAAGGTGGAAGGCCTCAGCGTGGATCAGGTGACAGATCTCCTCAAAGAGAGGCTCTCCAGGAGTTTTTCTGAACCTGAGGTGATCGTGTCTCTTCAGCAGATTGCTCCAAGGAACGTCTACGTCTCCGGTGTTGTGAACAGAGTGGTGAACATGGGAATAGAAGATCTCAGCGTTTCCGAGCTTCTCTCTCTTCTTTCTGTGGATCTTTCCTCCGTTGATCTTTCGAAGGTGAAGGTTTTGAGAGATGGGAAGGTTTTTGAACTGGATCTCTCCTCGCTTCTCTGGGGTGAAGCTCCCGAGAAAGACGTGATGCTCCAGGAGAACGATCAGGTGATACTCCCGGAAAAGAGCTACACGGAGTTCGTGAAGATCGTTGGAGCTGTGTCAAAACCAGGTATTTACCCCTACAGAAGGGAGATGACCTTGCTCGACGCTGTAGCGGCAGCGGGCGGTACCACGCAGGAGAGTTCAGGAAAGATAATCGTCCTTTCGAAAGACGAGACGGTTGAAGTATCGGAGAAAGATATCTATCAAAAGAACCTCCTTTTGAAACCAGGAGACACGGTCCACGTTCAAAAGATCGACGAGAGGTTCGCCTACGTTGTGGGAGCGGTGGCAAGACCGGGAATGTACACCTTCTCCAGAGAAGAGTCTCTCACGCTCAAAAATCTCATCGCAAAAGCCGGCGGAGTCTCCGTCGATAAAAGGTTCATCGAGAAGGCCCTCATCACAAGAGGTGGAGAAACTCTCGAGTACGACCCGGACGTTCTGGACGAAAACGTTGAGATAGAAGTCGGCGACGTGGTCGAGATAAAGAAGTTCGAAAAGACAGAAGTCTATGTTTCCGGATACGTTTCAAGGCCCGGGGTTTACGAGATCTCCCCAAAAGAGAACGTGACCCTGGAAAAGCTCCTCTCCATGGCAGGAGGCATAAAGGGTACTCTGGAAGAGGTCGACAGCATCGTCGTGACAAGAGATGGCAGTGTGATCACACTCTCACCGAACAATCTGGATTTTTCTGTGAAGCCAGGAGACGTGGTGAACGTGAAAGAGTTCGTCCCGAAGAAGGCCTACGTACTGGGATACGTGAGAAATCCGGGGCTTTACACCTTCGGAAAGAACGAGGCGTTCACCCTGAGAAACCTCATCGCAAAGGCGGGGGGCTTCGTTGACGAAGGCCAGGTCGTGTCCGTGAAGGTGGCAGGAAAGGAGTACTCCCCGGACGAGATCGTAAAGGAAGACATCTTGCTCGAAGATGGTGTGTTCGTCTACGTGGAGAGGTATACGGACAGGTTCGTCTACATGGTGGGAGACAACGTCTCAAGGAATGGAAAGATGAGTTTCGAGAAGGAAGAACCCTTCACACTTTCGACCGCTCTTAAAAAGTACGGGATCGAGGACTTCTCTTTGATAAAGAGCCTTTCGCTTTTGAGGAATGGCAGAGAGATGACTTTCGATCCGGAAAAGATCCTCACAGAAGACGTTCCCCTCGAAAAGGGTGACACGATCCTTGTGAGAACGGTTCAGACAAAGAGGGTCTACTTCACAGGGGACGTGTACGGCTACGTTGACTTTGCAAAGGACGAGGATATCACACTGGAAAAGGCGCTCGCAAGGTTTGGAAAGGTTCAGAGAAAGTACATCGCAGGTTTGAAGGTGATCATGGATGGAAGGGTTCAGAAGTTCGATGAACTTGTGGATGTTCCGCTTGAAGACGGTGCGGTTGTTGAACTGAATCTGAAGGAGTCGATCAGGGTCTACGTGGACGGCTTTGTGAGAGCACCCCAGATGGTCGTGTTCGAGCCGGACGAAACTCCCGTGCTCGACAGGGCGATCGTGAAGGCAGGAGGTTACAGAGAAGACACACTCTTTGAGGCAGGAAACATAACTGTTCTGCGAGACGGCCACGAGATCACCGTTCCAAAAGAGCAGACAAGTTCCTTTGAACTCGAGGATGGAGATCTTGTCTTTGTGAAGTACAGAGAAAAAACCCACGTGTACGTCTTCGGTGAAGGGATCACGAACACACTCGTGACCTTCGAGGACGAAGAGACTCCCACTCTGAGGAGCGTTCTTGGAAAGGTCGGTGGTGTGAAGAGCACGGGCTCTGAGAGGATAGTCGTTGTGAAACCGGACGGCGAAAAAGAAGAGGTGGACTACGAAGAGGTGATAAAAACAGGTGGCCCCGTTCTTGAAAGCGGCAGTGTGGTCTTCGTGCCCCTTGAGACGGAGAACTTTGCCTACGTGGTCGGAGAGGTGGCACGTCCAGGAGCGTACGAGTTGAAAGGAGACGTGACGCTTCTCAAACTCATCGCACAGGCAGGTGGCCTGAGCAACTGGGCACTGAGAACGAAGGTGATCTTGAGAAGAGGAGAGAAAGAGTTCACCTACGACTTCACCAGCATCGAAGAGGTCCAGAACGTGAAGGTGGAGCCAGGAGATGTGGTGTACGTGCCACCCGTTGAGACGAACTACGTGTACGTTCTTGGAAACGTGAAAAACCCCGGCATTGTGAAGGTGGACAGGTATTCCACCGTGTTCGATGTGGTGATGAGGGCAGGAGGCTTCACAGAGAAAGCGGCAGCAAGCAGGATCTTCCTCTTCAGGGGAGGGCCGCAGGGAGAGGTGACCGTCTGTGATCTTTCTGGAGTTTTGTCTGGAAAAGGTGGTGGAGTGAACCTGAACGTTTCGCCGGGTGATGTGGTCTTCGTTCCGGACAACCCGCTCATACAGGTGACAGAGGCACTCTCCATCGTGAACACCATATTCAGCACTATAAGAAACGTCAAAGACGTGATGGGGTGGTAA
- a CDS encoding nucleotidyltransferase family protein, with product MYEEYIRAWVERKKKEEEKMKLLAHKALEEARKVTGVLREKYGAKRVVLFGSLAKYLRGAGEFTERSDIDLAVEGLPKEEYFRVLSEINRLSEFEVDLIDLEGCPAFLRSLIEREGMEIEEGTDSLTDSGDR from the coding sequence ATGTACGAAGAGTACATAAGGGCCTGGGTAGAGAGAAAAAAGAAGGAAGAAGAAAAGATGAAGTTGCTGGCTCATAAGGCTCTTGAAGAGGCAAGGAAGGTCACCGGTGTACTGAGAGAAAAGTACGGTGCAAAAAGGGTGGTTCTTTTTGGCTCTCTTGCGAAGTACTTAAGAGGGGCAGGAGAGTTCACTGAGCGATCCGATATCGATCTTGCGGTGGAAGGCCTTCCGAAAGAGGAGTACTTCAGGGTGCTCTCTGAAATCAACAGGCTCTCTGAGTTCGAGGTAGATCTGATCGATCTTGAAGGATGTCCTGCGTTCCTCAGAAGCCTGATCGAGAGGGAGGGAATGGAGATTGAAGAGGGAACAGATTCTCTCACTGATAGCGGAGATAGATGA
- the ispF gene encoding 2-C-methyl-D-erythritol 2,4-cyclodiphosphate synthase, translating to MFIGFGYDRHPLVEGRRLVLAGVEIDAPLGSLGHSDGDVLSHAIIDALLGAGCLGDIGTWFPETKEYKDANSLDLLKETVKILEERGFSVVNVDATVVASIVKLSPYREKIVENLKSALETSRVNVKFKSGNTLGFEGEERGISAYAVCLVEEKGCTKST from the coding sequence ATGTTCATCGGCTTTGGATACGACAGACATCCGCTCGTTGAGGGAAGAAGGCTGGTCCTTGCCGGGGTGGAGATAGACGCACCCCTTGGAAGTCTTGGACATTCCGACGGAGATGTTCTCTCACATGCGATCATAGATGCCCTTCTGGGGGCAGGGTGTCTTGGCGACATAGGAACGTGGTTTCCGGAGACGAAGGAGTACAAGGACGCAAACAGTCTGGACCTTTTGAAAGAAACGGTGAAGATACTGGAGGAGAGAGGATTCAGTGTGGTCAACGTGGACGCAACGGTTGTGGCCTCCATCGTGAAACTCTCCCCCTACAGAGAAAAGATCGTGGAAAACCTCAAAAGTGCACTTGAAACATCCCGTGTGAACGTGAAGTTCAAGAGCGGAAACACGCTGGGGTTTGAGGGAGAAGAAAGGGGAATCTCCGCATATGCGGTGTGTCTTGTGGAGGAGAAAGGATGTACGAAGAGTACATAA
- a CDS encoding Holliday junction resolvase-like protein, producing MTVLIIVILIIVVFILTRNLLKMSREIQELRGKIESNAMKMFEEWKKSEWELQRRVLEANLKREYEVKFQEWKMEEEKRIREDAINKSKSVIMGQVTEHLIPFFPEFRYNPKDARFIGTPVDFVVFDGLSEGNLRRIVFVEVKTGKTGNLNTRERQVRDVVEKREVYWEKLHYRGE from the coding sequence ATGACGGTTTTGATCATCGTAATTCTCATCATCGTTGTTTTTATCCTGACAAGAAACCTTCTGAAAATGTCACGCGAGATCCAGGAACTCAGGGGAAAAATTGAGAGCAATGCTATGAAAATGTTTGAAGAGTGGAAGAAGAGCGAGTGGGAACTCCAGAGAAGAGTTCTTGAGGCAAATTTGAAAAGAGAATACGAAGTGAAATTTCAGGAGTGGAAGATGGAAGAGGAGAAAAGGATCAGAGAGGATGCCATCAACAAAAGCAAAAGTGTGATAATGGGTCAGGTTACAGAGCACCTGATACCTTTCTTCCCAGAATTCAGATACAATCCAAAAGATGCAAGATTTATAGGAACTCCAGTGGATTTTGTGGTCTTCGATGGTTTGAGTGAAGGAAACTTGAGAAGAATAGTGTTTGTTGAGGTCAAGACGGGAAAAACGGGAAATCTGAACACCAGAGAAAGACAGGTAAGGGACGTGGTGGAAAAAAGAGAGGTTTACTGGGAGAAACTGCACTATCGTGGAGAGTGA
- a CDS encoding clostripain-related cysteine peptidase — MRWFLLIVVSALFLSGCMPEIYTHASTPSTIIADNETHIAGRYAFVDVQVLDEYGLPVSGEDVSFYVDGAFLGEATTDTSGVARIGFFSPSEKTYTFTAVAGGVSRSFDVSFTKPKWLFIVWMAADNNLYYYSEDDLSEMRNASGSVSVVVVYDGIGIGDGMLVLDESGNFQAVVGTMGIDFNSGSYTNLEAWLEMILNQFDADHYALVIWDHGSAWIGDSYYISTKVIGYDDFQGTAIAVSNLRKALENALSGDKLDILGFDACLMGSLEVIYELRNTADYIVASSFNEPAEGWDYSFLGEIAPDSTPLDVARMIVDSYREYYSSDTYQNELSLAVYDTSQVEVFVSDLNLFISDLKADLSKVDAVYSDVVKSYIDDYNQTVLVDLGDFIDRWVSSSRITTAPDLSSVVVYSYGEIAGKTLSFPISIFMPESMSCYQDYQTDYQTLSFPYDTQWDEFLEYWLNQKGG, encoded by the coding sequence TTGAGATGGTTTCTTTTGATTGTGGTTTCTGCTCTTTTTCTTTCTGGATGTATGCCGGAGATCTACACACACGCGTCCACACCTTCCACAATAATCGCGGATAATGAAACCCACATCGCTGGGAGATACGCTTTTGTGGACGTTCAGGTGCTCGACGAGTACGGTCTTCCCGTCTCAGGTGAGGATGTTTCTTTCTATGTGGATGGTGCCTTCCTTGGAGAAGCAACCACCGACACAAGCGGTGTAGCAAGAATAGGTTTTTTCTCTCCATCGGAGAAAACTTACACATTCACAGCGGTGGCAGGTGGTGTGAGCAGGTCTTTTGATGTTAGTTTCACAAAACCGAAGTGGCTTTTCATCGTGTGGATGGCAGCAGACAACAATCTTTATTACTACTCCGAGGATGACCTTTCCGAGATGAGAAACGCCAGTGGAAGTGTTTCTGTGGTTGTTGTCTACGACGGGATAGGGATCGGCGATGGAATGCTGGTGCTCGATGAGAGTGGAAACTTTCAGGCTGTTGTCGGAACGATGGGGATAGACTTCAACAGTGGATCGTACACAAATCTGGAAGCCTGGCTTGAGATGATTCTCAATCAATTCGATGCCGACCATTACGCCCTTGTGATCTGGGATCACGGGAGTGCGTGGATCGGTGACTCATACTACATCTCAACGAAGGTGATCGGATACGATGACTTTCAAGGAACAGCCATCGCTGTTTCGAACCTGAGGAAAGCACTTGAAAACGCTCTTTCTGGAGACAAACTCGACATCCTCGGGTTTGACGCGTGTCTCATGGGATCTCTTGAGGTGATATACGAACTCAGAAACACAGCAGATTATATCGTGGCATCAAGTTTCAACGAGCCAGCTGAAGGATGGGATTATTCCTTTCTTGGTGAGATAGCACCAGATAGCACCCCACTAGACGTGGCAAGGATGATAGTTGACAGTTACAGAGAGTACTATTCCTCTGATACTTATCAGAACGAACTGAGCCTTGCGGTGTACGACACCTCGCAGGTGGAGGTGTTTGTTTCTGATTTAAACTTGTTCATCAGTGATCTGAAAGCAGATCTGAGCAAGGTCGATGCGGTTTATTCTGATGTGGTGAAGAGTTATATTGACGATTACAATCAGACAGTTCTTGTTGATCTTGGGGATTTCATAGATAGATGGGTGTCATCGTCAAGGATCACTACTGCTCCAGATTTGAGCTCTGTTGTCGTTTATTCCTACGGTGAGATAGCCGGCAAGACACTCTCTTTTCCCATCAGTATCTTCATGCCAGAAAGCATGTCGTGTTATCAGGACTATCAGACAGACTATCAGACACTTTCCTTTCCGTATGACACTCAGTGGGACGAGTTTCTGGAATACTGGTTAAACCAAAAAGGCGGCTGA